Genomic DNA from Bacteroidota bacterium:
TTCTGCTTTCACGTCTTCTCCTGCGTTCACAACATTTTTTTCGGGGATCACAACCGCTGCAAGTGAGTCGAATTTAAAATCAGAAATATTAATTTGCATGAATAAATGATTCAGTGCATTGAATTCAATTCCGGCGATACTTTGTTTAATCAATGCTAACATAGCCGCAGTACCTTCGATATTGTTATTGCTCTGAAAGTCTTTAATGCCATCTGCATCTCCGTTGTATTCCGCACTATCCGTATTCAAACCAATAGTGATTGAATGGCTTGTGATATTCATAATATTACTACGGTAATCGTTTACCTGCTTTTTGAGATCGGCAATATCTGCGTCTGAAAGGGAAATTTTTTTTTCTTCGTTTTCAATAAAAGAATACACTTGTTTCGACCATGCTCTTATTCTCATTGCATCTGCATAAATTTTTCCATTTTTTAATTCATCGTTCAATTTAGCTTTTTCGAAGTTCGCATACAGTTGGTCATTGACAATGGTAATATTGTTATTCGCATTTTTCAATCCAATATTGATTGCGGCGAATTCTTTTTCATTGTTGCCTGAAGTGCCGCAATAAAAAAGGGGGAGTAAAACAATGAGAATGGCCGGGAGATAAATTAATTTGTTTTTCATGGTTTGGGTTTTAGAGGCTGTTTAAATTTCAATCGTTTAATTTTTTCTGAATATATTTCTCTGTCGGCAAATGTGAATCCTGTATGCGTTTCGCATAATGAATACTGTCGATGATCTCTTTCTGTTTCAATTCGAGCAAATCATTTTTCAAAGTCACTTCTTTTGTTTTTTCCGACACAAGGTGATCGAGTTTATGGATGAGTGTATTTTTATCCCGCACTGAATTCTGCACGGCATCGCGTATTTTTTTTGAAATGAGCCCGGCGATCATCCCACACAAAAAGATAAGTGCGCTCCGGAATATCACATTCACATGATCGAGCGTGCTCGCATTCGCCGACGGCCGCAGCACATGAAGCGAGACCAGAAGATATTCTCCTCCTGCAACGAGCCCGGAGAAAACCGAGATCCGGAGATCGAGCGTGAGTGAAGAAAGAATGATCATGATGATGTACATGAGCAGTGGCGGAGAAGTAATGAGTTGCTGTGGAGAAATAAAATCCGAATTAAGGAGAAATGAATTTGCGATGAGAATGAACGTCGTTGGAAAACTGCATTCGATCATCACCACGAAATACGGAAGCCATCGCGGAATTCCTTTTTCGTTCCTCTGAAATTTTTTTAGCCGGCGTTCGAAAAAAAGTTCGCTGGCAATAATGGTGATGAGGAACAACGGCCCGACCACAATTGCTTTTCCCGGGATGGCCCTGAAGATAAGATCCGTTTTGAAAAAAAGATACAGCATAATGACGAACTGCCCGAGCAGGATAAAAAAGAATATTCCAACAAGTATCTTCGATTTGAGCCGGAGGTTTTCTACAATGGCAAGTTCAAGCTGGCGGTCCTGGTTCATTTATGTAATTTAAGATCCTTCAGCTTCTCCCGGATTTTGTTTCTTCAGGCGTTCGAGATTCTTTGACTGCGACAGCCCGTCCTCAACTGTAATTTTCCTGAAGAGCAGATTCTGATACTGGGAAAAGGCAGAAATTGTAAAGAGAAAAATGAAAGAGGGGGAAAAAATTTTCATTACTGAAATATAGACAGAAGGATGCAGATGTCAAAGCAGGATCATTTCACACTCCCCTTCACAATATCATCCACCACCGAAGGATCGAGCAGCGTTGAAGTATCACCAACATGTTGCATGTCTCCTTCTGCAATTTTCCGGAGAATTCTCCGCATGATTTTTCCGCTCCTGGTTTTCGGAAGACCTTTCACGATTTGAATTTTATCCGGCTTCGCTATCGGCCCCATATTTTTTACCACTGTTTCAATAATTTCCTTTTTCAATTCTTCTGTATCTGTTCTTCCGTGATCCTCGATACAAAAAGCATAAATGCCCCATCCTTTTATTTCGTGAGGAAAACCAACTACGGCACTCTCCACAATATCGGGATGAAGATTAATTGCGTTTTCAATTTCCGCTGTTCCCAATAAATGTCCCGAAACTTTTATCACATCATCAACGCGTCCGGTAATTCTGTAGTACCCATCTTCATCTCTTCTGCATCCGTCGCCGGTGAAATATAAATTTTTGAACGTGTCGAAATATGCAGTGCGACAACGTTCGTGATTATTGAATGTGGTTCTGATGATCGCGGGCCACGGAAATTTCATGCACAATCTTCCTTCTACATTATTTCCTTTCAATTCATTTCCCTGTTCATCCACCAGCACGGGTTGAATTCCCGGAAGAGGAAGTGTAGCGAATCCTGGTTTTGTTTTTGTAATTCCCGCCAATGGAGAAATTAATATTCCGCCTGTTTCCGTTTGCCACCACGTATCTACGATCGGGCATTTTTCTTTCCCGATATTTTCGTTGTACCAATTCCACGCTTCCACATTAATCGGTTCGCCAACCGTTCCAAGCACACGAAGTGAATCAAGCTTGTAGGGTTTCACAAAATCAAGTCCCATCGCTTCAAGCGAACGTATCGCAGTAGGTGCTGTGTAAAAAATATTCACTTTGTATTTATCGATCACACTCCAGAATCTTCCTGCATCCGGAAAAGTAGGAATGCCTTCGAACATGAGCGTGGTCGCGCCCGCGAGCAGTGGCCCGTACACGAGATAAGAATGCCCGGTGATCCAACCGACGTCGGCAGTACACCAGAAAATATTTCCGGGGTTGTATTGAAAAACATTTTCAAAAGTATATTTCGTGTACACCATGTATCCTCCGCAGGTATGCACCACTCCTTTTGGTTTTCCTGTAGAACCGGAAGTGTAAAGAATGAAAAGCATATCTTCTGCATCCATTACTTCCGCTTCACATTCTGCAGAAACAGTTTTCAATTCTTCAATCAGCCAAACGTCTCTTCCATTCTCCATTTTAATTTCAATTCCTGTTCGTTTTACAACGATCACTTTTTTTACTGACGGACATGTTTGCAGCGCTTCATCGATAACAGACTTCAGTGGAATATCTTTCGCGCCGCGATAAGCGCCATCGGCTGTCACCACAATATTGCATTCCGCATCGTGAATTCTGTCGGCGAGTGAATTGAAAGAAAATCCGCCGAACACTACGGAATGTATCGCGCCTATGCGCGCGCAGGCGAGAACAGCAACGGCGAGTTCCGGAATCATTGGCATATAAATACAAATGCGGTCGCCTTTCTTCGCCCCGTTTTTTTTCAGCACATTCGCAAATCGACAAACTTCTGCGTGCAATTCTTTGTAGGAAATTTTTCTTCCCGCTTCCTTAGCGTCGTTCGGTTCCCAGATGATGGCGGTTTGATCGCCGCGATCTTTTAAATGACGATCAATGCAATTTTCAGTGATGTTCAGTTTTCCGCCGATAAACCATTTTATTTTCGGTTCGGTGAAATTCCATTCTAAAACTTTATCCCATTTTTTTCTCCATGAAAATTCAGAAGCGATCTCTGCCCAGAAATTTTCAGGATCTTCTATTGATCTTTTGTATTCGCTTTGATACTGTTCGAAGGAAGAGATGCGTGCCATGAATTCAGGATTGTAACAGATAATTTTATCTCCAGTGAACTTTTTTCATATTCTTTAGTTGTGAATGACCATCTGTGTCTGTGAACCGGAAATGGTATTCACCCGGATGAAATATTTTCCTTTTGCATAAGATGAAAAATCCATTTCAAAATGAGTTGTGGATTTATTTAAAAGTCTTCTCTCCAAACATTTTCCCTGATCGTCAAAAATTTCCACTGATGAAATTGCATCGTTTGAAGAAATGGTAATCAGGGAAGCTGTCGGATTCGGAAAAATTCTAAATGTCAATTCTTGCATCGCATTTACACTTGTCGGAGTTTGAATTGTAACAGTGTCGCACACCGAATCGGAAAGTGGTCCATTGTACGCAATTAAACAAACGCGATAAAAACCTTGCGCATTAAAAATATGGCTTGGATTAATTGCAGTCGAAGTATCCTGATTCCCACTTGCCGGATCGCCAAAATCCCAGTGATAGGAAATACTGTTTGTACTCAAATTTTGAAATTGGACTGTGTCACCGACAACCGGAAAATACGGCACCCAAACAAAATGCGCAGCAGGTTGAAAATATTGTTGGTTGTCAAAATATTCTACGCTTTGTGTCACATAATTATTTCCAACTTTATTTTGTTTGACCACGAGTAAAGGATATTTTTTTGAAGGATCCATCCATTTTAATTCTCTGGAAATAGTTGTGATGATCGGAAGCAATGTGTCATTAATGATGATGCTGTCGCGCTGAGTCAAATCAGAAATTATCCGCAACGCATTTGAAAATGTTCCATAAGGCGTGATTACAGTTCCCCATCCATCCACATGATTCACTCTATGCATTTGTGTATTCTGATAATAATAATTCGGAATGTTTGTCGTGTAAGATCCATCCGAAGAATCGGCATTTAAATAATTCAAAGGAAACTTGTAAATCACATCGGCAGTTGCGTAAACATTTTTTATTGCTAAGGAAGAACTGTTGATCACAATATTAAATGAAGATGCTTTTTGTTGCAGCGCTCCCGCATTGAGCAAATAAAAATCATTCGGATTTGTTTTCTGAAAATTTCCGATTGCAGTGGTATGTCCATCGGTAGAAGTTCTATTTACATTCGAGGAATTGAAAATGTAAGGCCACTGAATAGGAGTAAATCCGGTCTGATTCGAAGGGCGATACACCAGTCTTCGCTGTGAAATTCCGGTGAGCGATGCATAATTCCAGTTGCAGGGCGCGTTCGTCGTATCGAAATTCAAACTCGACGGTTGCGCCGTGGTCAGATAGAAAGTATCTCCGTTCAATGCGTAATTTGTGGAAATGAAAGTAGATTGCGCGGAAATACCAGAAGAGACGAGCAGCGCTAAAACAAGTAGTGCGAAAGTTTGTTTCATTACCTGGAAGGTTTTTAAATTTAGATTTTCAAAAGTGGTCAGTGAGTTCAGGTAGTTAAGTGTACGTTGTTTTATCGCGGCTACTCCTTCGGCTTCGCGTAAGCAATCACATCTTTATCCGTGATCGTCCTATCACACAAAATAATCAGTCGCTCAATCACATTTCTGAATTCCCGGATGTTTCCTGTCCATGGAAGTTTTTGCAATTCTTTTAAAGCTTCTTTCGAAATTTCTTTCTGCGTCATGCCATGTTCTTCACAAATGTTTTTCAGAAAATGATCAGCAAGCAATGGAATATCTTCCTTGCGTTCGTTCAATGACGGAACATGAATGAGGATCACACTGAGGCGATGATACAGATCCTCGCGGAAATTTCCTTTGAGAATTTCTTTCTTCAGATCTTTGTTCGTCGCAGCAAGCACACGCACATTCACTTTTATTTCTTTGTCGCCTCCTACGCGTGTAATTTTATTTTCCTGCAAAGCACGCAACACTTTCGCCTGCGCACTCAGACTCATATCACCGATCTCATCCAGAAAAATAGTTCCTCCTTCTGCGAGCTCGAATTTTCCTTTACGCTGCGCCACCGCCGAAGTGAAAGCACCTTTCTCATGGCCGAACAATTCCGATTCGATGAGCTCGGAAGGAATAGCCGCACAATTCACTTCTATTAAAGGAGCTGCAGCGCGATTACTTTTTTCATGCAGCCATCTTGCGACCAATTCTTTTCCTGTTCCGTTCTCACCCGTAATGAGCACACGCGCATCCGTAGGCGCAACTTTGTCGATCATCTCTTTGACTTTCACAATGGAATCGGATTGGCCGATCATGTCGAAAGTTTTGGTGATCCTTTTTTTCAGCGTTTTTGTTTCGGTAACTAATTTCGATTTATCGAGCGCGTTGCGCACCGTTACAAGAAGACGATTCAGGTCGAGCGGTTTCTGAATAAAATCATACGCTCCTTTTTTCACGGCTTCCACTGCAGTTTCAATATTCCCATGGCCGGAGATCATGATCACCGGAACATCAGAAGCCACTTCCATGAATTTATCGAGCGCTTCCATTCCATCCATCTTCGGCATTTTAATATCGCAGAGAATGATGTCGAATTTTTCTTTCTGAACGATGGCAAGTCCTTCGAGCCCGTCAGCCGCTTCATCAACTTTGAAATTTTCGTATTCAAGGATCTCGCGCAAAGTTCTGCGGATACTTTTTTCGTCGTCAATAATAAGAATGCGAGGCATAGGGAATTTTTGATGCGGAGTAAAAATAGGAAAAAACGTTGTTGGTTATGGGTTGTGAGTTATGAGTTATAATGAGCAGAAGGCAGTATACAGTATGCAACAACCGATAACTCCTAACCAATAACGTATTCGCATATCTGCACCCCAAGTACTCGGGGCAATTCGTTCCCCGAGTGGAGGCCCTGGCGCTATACGGCATATGCACTACTTCATCATTTTATTAACGGATTTTTAGAACTCGCACCTGTATCCGGAGTGGCTTTGGCAGAATCATGGCATTAAGATCACGACCGCGGACAAAAAAATTCCGCAGAAAAAATAAACCAACTAAAACCAGAAAAAATGAAACGCTACACCAAAAACATGATTTGCCTTGCAGGAGCAGTGCTCGCAGGTAAACTCGCAACAGCCAACGGCAGCATCGCCGGAAAGATCACCGACGAAATGAATCACCCGGTGGCATCAGCAACAGTAGAACTTTTCAATGCGAAAGATTCTTCTCTCGTAAAGGTCCTGCTCACCGATGTCAATGGGAAATATTCTTTCGACAACATCGCTCCCGGCCGCCTTCTTCTTGAAGTTGACAATGCAGGATTCAAATCTGTTGTAAAGAATGTGGATATTGAAGACGGAGCGAATGCTGATCTCGATATTCCCGGAATGGCACGCGGAATTTCAAAAGGAATTATCGAAAATGATAATGGCCTTCCATTTCTCGCTGAACTCAACGGCATGATGGTGCTCACCTTTGAAGGAACGAATGCGAAGATCGGCGGCACCACGCTCGACATCCTTAAAGTTGCTCCCGGAATTTCGCAGGATGAGCAGGGCCGCCTCACACTCGACGGAAGTACGCTCTTCGAATTGCAGAAAGACGGAAAAGATCTCGACGTGAGCGCTGCTCAGATGGATGGCGCACTCCGCGCTATTCCTATGAAAGAAGTTGCTTCCATCATCATCAACCGCGATCCGAAAAGAAATAAAAGTGAAAGCGGCCTGCCGGTGGTGAATTTGGTTACGCTTACCGGCGAGAAGCTGGGCTTGTATGGCGAAGTGAACAGCAACACCACTTTCGGCCAGGTAACGAAGAACGACCAGGGGGTTGTGTTAAATTACAACTCATCTAAAGTGCAGGTTTATGGTTCCTTCGAACGCGCCGATAATAGTTCAGTAGAAAAGGATTTCATGAGTCGCATACTCCCGATGGATGGAACGAATCTCCGCTTCGAAAATGAAAGCATCACTAAAGACAAACCTGTAACGGAGGAGGCGATCTTCGGTACAGAATATAAAGGAGCGAAAGGATTCGCTGCAGGAATCGAACTCAACGGAACACAATTGAAGAGCGACGCAAACGTAACTGATGTGAGCAAATATTCTTTCGACGGGCTCGATACTACTTTTATTTTCCCGGACGCATACAGTACGCACACGGAACAACAGGACGCGAGCGCGACCGTGCACATCGATCAAACCATCCGCGCAACAGGAACCATCCTCACTGCAAAATATGCGATCGATCATAACAAGAGTTTGTGGAATGAAACTTTTCCTTTCGCAGGCGCTGAAGGCGGAACACACATTGAAGCCACACCCGGATTTCACCGCTACTCTTCTGCGAATGACATAGGAATTCACAATGCAACTTTTGAAATGACACAGGTGTGGACGAAAAAACTGATCACCGTTGCAGGTTACAACCATATCGCTTACGATAATCTCAATACACTTTCCATGCAGAATCTCAGCAACGGTGAATGGGTGAATGCAAATGGAAATATGAATCAATTCAAATTGCATGAAGCGATCGGTTCTATTTACCTGAACACGTACCTCGATCTCGGTAAAACACAATTCGCTGCCGGGCTTGATGCAGAACAAGTACACACAACAGGAAATTCCCTGATCACCGATCACAAATTCCAGGTTGACAATCTCCAGTTGTTTCCCTCTGTGAATGCATCGCGCACGTTCGGAAAAAACGGTTCCATCAGTTTCAAATATTTCCAGAGCATCACGCGTCCTACTATGACACAACTCGATCCGTTCGGACATTACACCAACCAGTACACGTACGTTGCAGGAAATCCGAACCTGAAACCAGAGATCGGCAACACGGCAAAAGTTTCTCTGAAAATGTTCCAGGTGCTCGAACTCACAGGCGAACTGAATGAAAAACACAATGGGATCCAGGATGTAACGATGGTAGATGCAAATGGATTGAATGTGCGCATGCCGGAAAATATTTCCAACTCACACAATGCATCTGCAGGAATCAAATGCCTCATCCCGGTTGGAAATAAAATTGCGCTCCAGACTTCTGCAACATGGACCTGGTCGCATTTCCAGACGGAGATCTACGGAATGAATATCAACTCACGCAACAGAAAATTTGTAGGACAGGCAACGATGCTTGTTACACTTCCTGCGAATTTCAATTTAATTGTTGATGGATATTATGTTTCTCCTGCATCAGACGGGATCATTGCCACACAATCAACCGGCGCAGTAGATGCTTCTATTACAAAATCCATGATGAATGATAAAGTTATTCTGAGCGCAGGCGTCAATGATATTTTCAAAACAGGAACCGTTCGCGCAACGATCCTCTCTCCCGAAGGAAATGTTGCTTACAAAGTAATTCCTGAAACACAAACAGCTTTTGTAAAAGCGACGATCAAAGTCGGCAATGAAAAAGCAAAGCGCGAAACGAATAACGATTGAATATCAAAAACGCAGATAGGGATTCCACATTTCCATCACCATTGCTCCTCCGGTCGTAGCGTTCCGGCAGGAGCAATTGGTTTTTAAAATAATTCTATGAGTGGGGAACGAAAATTTTTTCTCACAAACTCCCATTCAGCAACTTCCCGCTCTCTACTAATTTGCGCAGCGCTTTTTCCTTCCGCACTTTTTTCAGCAATTCAATATGTCCCATGTGATGACAATCGCTGCCGGTAAATTCATACCATCCTTTTTCTATCATCTGTTCCGCCACGCGTTTCGATTCAATGGAATAATGACCGGTGAGTGAATTGATGTTGAGCTGAAAAAAAACTCCTTTGTCTTTCAGTTTTTCAAATTTCTCCAATGATTTTGTAAACCAGAACGGATAACGCTCGGGATGCGCAAGCACGGGTTTGTATCCTTCGGTTTGCAAATTGAAAATAAATGCATCAAGATTGTCGGGTGGATTCATGTAGGAAACTTCGAACAGCAAATAATCATTCCCGAGTGTGAGTAATCTTTCCTTCGCAATTTTTTTTTCGAGTTCGTAATCGAAATAATATTCTGCCGCGGCGCGTATCGTAATTTCCAGGCCTTCTTTCACTGCTGCGTTCTGCACTTGTTCGAGCCCGGTGGAAATGATCTCCTGGCTATTCCGGAAAAAATCGCTCATCACGTGCGGTGTTGTGATCACTTTAGTATAGCCGAGTTCTTCCATCGCGCGCAGCATCTCGATCGAATCTTTCATGGTCTTCGCGCCATCGTCAATTCCGGGAATGAAATGAGAATGCATATCCACGCCGATCAAGCCGAGATCGACAGGTTCGCCGGGTTTTGCTGCACTGAAAAGTCTGCTGAGAAAACTCATTTGTCCGAAGGTACGAAAACAGTTGTCAGTTGTCGGTTTTCGATTATCAGTTGTGAAACGACGTGTTAACTGAAAACAGAAAATTGCTAACCGCCCAACTTTCCCTTGAGCAATTTCATTCTCTCTCTCTCCTGCGGAGTCTGGCATGACCAAATGAATCTGGCGTGTGCTTCATTCATACGAAAAATATCTTTGACCGTTCGATTCCGGTAATACACCACCTGATCTTCAGACACTGTATAATGAAAACCAATGTTTTCTTCGCTATGGTCTTTACTATTCATTTTCTGAATTTGCTCAATAGGATAATATCATCTTTATCCTGCGATCTTCCGGAAAACTCTTTCATTCGAATCAAGTCGTCTATGCTGACTATGTTCACGCTGAAATCATCCAGTTTGCGGACTTCTTTCCGCGCCCACAGATCTTTAAATGAAATTGGCAAATCAAGAAGAACATCAAGAGAAAGGAATCCTGATGCACTATTGTAAAACGAAAACGCGATCAGATTTTTTTCGGTCTTGAGTTTACTGCGCTCCTCTTCATCACTGAGTTTTTCAAAAGGCAATGGAAGTACTGATTTGTAGTTAATCGATTGAACGACCTTGAGAAATTTTTCCATGTTTCCCTTGTCGAAGTCGATGAGCAGATCAATATCTGCAGTCATCCTTGGAATACCATAAATATTCACTGCTAATCCTCCGCAAAGCAGGTAGCGAACATCTCTTTTCCAAAATGACTCGAATAATTTTTCGTACTCCATACAACAAACTTACGACGATTCTCATCAATTGCTAACCGCCCAACTTTCCCTTGAGCGCAGCCAACTGATCCTGCCAGTTTTTTGCAGCATCCTTTTGTTTCGGTGGAGTGGCGTTTGAAGATTTAGGAATTGGAATTTTATGTTCCTGTTTTTTAGCAACGGCTTCTCCTTTCATAGAAAGCGCAATTCTTTTTCTCGGAATGTCAACTTCCGTAACGGTCACCATCACTTTCTGTGCAACCTTCACAATTTTATTCGGATCATCCACAAAAGTATCTGCGAGCTGCGAAATGTGCACGAGCCCGTCCTGGTGAACACCAATATCGACGAATGCGCCGAAGTTGGTAACGTTGGTTACAATTCCCGGCAAACGCATTCCTTCTTTCAGATCTTCCATGGAATTAACGCCATCCTGGAATTTAAAAGTTTCAAAAGTTTTACGCGGATCTCTTCCTGGTTTTTCCAGTTCAGAAAGAATATCATTGAGCGTTGGTAAACCAATATTCTCTGAAACATATTTTTTTATTTCTATTTTTTTGCGCAATTCTTTTTCTTTCATCAATGCGTCCACTGAGCAATTTACATCTTTCGCCATCTGCTGCACGATGTGATACGATTCCGGGTGAACAGCACTTCTGTCGAGCGGATCGGAAGCATTTCTTATTCTCAGAAATCCGGCGGCCTGTTCAAAAACTTTTTCTCCGAGACGAGGAACTTTCAGAATATCTTTTCTCGAACGGAAAGCGCCGTGTTCTTCACGGTATTCGACAATACTTTTCGCAATGGCAGGACCGATACCTGCCACATAGGAAAGTAATTGTTTACTGGCTGTATTCAATTCCACACCCACTGCATTCACGCAACTCTCCACTACCTCATCTAATTTTTTCTTCAATAAATTCTGCTCCACATCGTGCTGATATTGTCCAACTCCAATTGACTTTGGATCGATCTTCACGAGCTCGGCTAATGGATCAGCCAATCTTCTTCCAATAGAAACTGCTCCGCGCACTGTTACGTCTTTATCCGGAAATTCTTCGCGCGCAACTGCAGACGCCGAATAAATGGAAGCGCCACTCTCATTTACCATCACGATCATAATTTCTTTCGGCAATTCTTTTATTCCGCGAACAAATTCTTCCGTTTCTCTTCCTGCCGTTCCGTTACCAATGGAAATTGCCTCTACGTGATGTTTCGCCAGCAAACGGAAAAGTGTGTCCTCTGATTCGGTGCGTTCTCTGTTCCCGTTGTGCGGATAGATCACATCGTTCTCCAATAATTTTCCCTGCTTATCGAGCACTACCAATTTACAACCTGTGCGGAATCCCGGATCAAGTGCAAGAATTGTTTTCTGTCCAAGTGGTGACGCAAGTAAAAGTTCGCGGAGATTCTGCGCGAATACATCGATCGCTTTTTTGTCGGCATCTTCTTTGGTGAATTCACGGAATTCTGTTTCGAGTGAAGGTTGTAATAATCTTTTGTAAGCACCAACAACAGCCGCTTTCATTTGCTCAGCTATCTCACCTTTGCCTTTGATGAATTTCTTATTCAGTGATTCAATTGAAATATCCGCGTCAGGCGCAACATCGAGCAAAAGAATTCCTTCATTCTCTCCACGGCGCATAGCGAGCATGCGGTGCGAAGGACAACTCATCAGTTTTTCGTCCCACTTGAAATAATCACGGAACTTTGAACCTTCTTCGCTTTCATCTTTTCCTGCCACCACGCGTGAACGGATGAGCGCGGTCTCGCGGAAAAGTTTGCGAAGCGCTTCGCGCGCATCACCATTTTCTGAGATCATTTCGGCGACAATGTCGCGTGCGCCATCGAGTGCTTCGTCCGCATCAGCGATAGCATGCTCGGGTGAAATGAATTTTTCAGCTTCAGTTTTTATATCGCAATTCACCTGCGAAAATATTTTCAGCGCGAGCGGCTCGAGTCCTTTTTCTCTTGCAGCCGTAGCTCTTGTTTTGCGTTTCGGTTTATAAGGAAGATAAAGATCCTCGAGTGCTGTGATCGTATTTGCTTTTACAATTTTATCGCGCAGTTCATCCGTCATCTTTCCCTGCTCTTCTATTGTTTCGAGAATGAATGCGCGGCGTTTTTCCATTTCGCGCAATACGGTCATGCGGTCGCGCACGTTCATGATCTGCACTTCATCGAGTGAACCGGTTGCTTCTTTTCTGTAACGCGAAAGAAACGGAACTGTTGCGCCTTCATCGAGAAGAGCGATGGTGGTTTCGACCTGTTGCGGATTGATGCCGAGTTCAACAGCGACTTTTCGGATGTTTAATTTTTCGGTGATGGAAGACATATCGGGGGGAGATTACTGATAGTACGCCCGCCTGAATGACGAAGTCGGGCAGGGAAATACGGATTACAGATCCACAGATTGATTTTCTGCATGGGCAAATGTACCTTTCACCAGCCGGAAATTTTCACGCGAAGACGCGAAGACGCAAAGGATTTATGAACGGTTGTGGAAAAATAAAACGAGGTGTTACCATCCATCGGTAAAAACATTCCATTGATCAGATATTTGTTTCGGCTGCACAGCAATTTGCTTAATTTAATCCCGGATAAAACTACCACACATGAAAACCACGAAAATAATATTCATCTCCCTTATACCGGCACTTTGCATCACACTTTTCTCTTTCAGAATTATCATTTCGAAATGGACAGTTGACACAAAAGATGCAAAGATTTCTTTCGATATGCCGGAAGGAAATAAGAGCGGCACGATTGGGAAC
This window encodes:
- the acs gene encoding acetate--CoA ligase; translation: MARISSFEQYQSEYKRSIEDPENFWAEIASEFSWRKKWDKVLEWNFTEPKIKWFIGGKLNITENCIDRHLKDRGDQTAIIWEPNDAKEAGRKISYKELHAEVCRFANVLKKNGAKKGDRICIYMPMIPELAVAVLACARIGAIHSVVFGGFSFNSLADRIHDAECNIVVTADGAYRGAKDIPLKSVIDEALQTCPSVKKVIVVKRTGIEIKMENGRDVWLIEELKTVSAECEAEVMDAEDMLFILYTSGSTGKPKGVVHTCGGYMVYTKYTFENVFQYNPGNIFWCTADVGWITGHSYLVYGPLLAGATTLMFEGIPTFPDAGRFWSVIDKYKVNIFYTAPTAIRSLEAMGLDFVKPYKLDSLRVLGTVGEPINVEAWNWYNENIGKEKCPIVDTWWQTETGGILISPLAGITKTKPGFATLPLPGIQPVLVDEQGNELKGNNVEGRLCMKFPWPAIIRTTFNNHERCRTAYFDTFKNLYFTGDGCRRDEDGYYRITGRVDDVIKVSGHLLGTAEIENAINLHPDIVESAVVGFPHEIKGWGIYAFCIEDHGRTDTEELKKEIIETVVKNMGPIAKPDKIQIVKGLPKTRSGKIMRRILRKIAEGDMQHVGDTSTLLDPSVVDDIVKGSVK
- a CDS encoding T9SS type A sorting domain-containing protein, with product MKQTFALLVLALLVSSGISAQSTFISTNYALNGDTFYLTTAQPSSLNFDTTNAPCNWNYASLTGISQRRLVYRPSNQTGFTPIQWPYIFNSSNVNRTSTDGHTTAIGNFQKTNPNDFYLLNAGALQQKASSFNIVINSSSLAIKNVYATADVIYKFPLNYLNADSSDGSYTTNIPNYYYQNTQMHRVNHVDGWGTVITPYGTFSNALRIISDLTQRDSIIINDTLLPIITTISRELKWMDPSKKYPLLVVKQNKVGNNYVTQSVEYFDNQQYFQPAAHFVWVPYFPVVGDTVQFQNLSTNSISYHWDFGDPASGNQDTSTAINPSHIFNAQGFYRVCLIAYNGPLSDSVCDTVTIQTPTSVNAMQELTFRIFPNPTASLITISSNDAISSVEIFDDQGKCLERRLLNKSTTHFEMDFSSYAKGKYFIRVNTISGSQTQMVIHN
- a CDS encoding sigma-54-dependent Fis family transcriptional regulator; the encoded protein is MPRILIIDDEKSIRRTLREILEYENFKVDEAADGLEGLAIVQKEKFDIILCDIKMPKMDGMEALDKFMEVASDVPVIMISGHGNIETAVEAVKKGAYDFIQKPLDLNRLLVTVRNALDKSKLVTETKTLKKRITKTFDMIGQSDSIVKVKEMIDKVAPTDARVLITGENGTGKELVARWLHEKSNRAAAPLIEVNCAAIPSELIESELFGHEKGAFTSAVAQRKGKFELAEGGTIFLDEIGDMSLSAQAKVLRALQENKITRVGGDKEIKVNVRVLAATNKDLKKEILKGNFREDLYHRLSVILIHVPSLNERKEDIPLLADHFLKNICEEHGMTQKEISKEALKELQKLPWTGNIREFRNVIERLIILCDRTITDKDVIAYAKPKE
- a CDS encoding TonB-dependent receptor, yielding MKRYTKNMICLAGAVLAGKLATANGSIAGKITDEMNHPVASATVELFNAKDSSLVKVLLTDVNGKYSFDNIAPGRLLLEVDNAGFKSVVKNVDIEDGANADLDIPGMARGISKGIIENDNGLPFLAELNGMMVLTFEGTNAKIGGTTLDILKVAPGISQDEQGRLTLDGSTLFELQKDGKDLDVSAAQMDGALRAIPMKEVASIIINRDPKRNKSESGLPVVNLVTLTGEKLGLYGEVNSNTTFGQVTKNDQGVVLNYNSSKVQVYGSFERADNSSVEKDFMSRILPMDGTNLRFENESITKDKPVTEEAIFGTEYKGAKGFAAGIELNGTQLKSDANVTDVSKYSFDGLDTTFIFPDAYSTHTEQQDASATVHIDQTIRATGTILTAKYAIDHNKSLWNETFPFAGAEGGTHIEATPGFHRYSSANDIGIHNATFEMTQVWTKKLITVAGYNHIAYDNLNTLSMQNLSNGEWVNANGNMNQFKLHEAIGSIYLNTYLDLGKTQFAAGLDAEQVHTTGNSLITDHKFQVDNLQLFPSVNASRTFGKNGSISFKYFQSITRPTMTQLDPFGHYTNQYTYVAGNPNLKPEIGNTAKVSLKMFQVLELTGELNEKHNGIQDVTMVDANGLNVRMPENISNSHNASAGIKCLIPVGNKIALQTSATWTWSHFQTEIYGMNINSRNRKFVGQATMLVTLPANFNLIVDGYYVSPASDGIIATQSTGAVDASITKSMMNDKVILSAGVNDIFKTGTVRATILSPEGNVAYKVIPETQTAFVKATIKVGNEKAKRETNND
- a CDS encoding capsular biosynthesis protein, with protein sequence MSFLSRLFSAAKPGEPVDLGLIGVDMHSHFIPGIDDGAKTMKDSIEMLRAMEELGYTKVITTPHVMSDFFRNSQEIISTGLEQVQNAAVKEGLEITIRAAAEYYFDYELEKKIAKERLLTLGNDYLLFEVSYMNPPDNLDAFIFNLQTEGYKPVLAHPERYPFWFTKSLEKFEKLKDKGVFFQLNINSLTGHYSIESKRVAEQMIEKGWYEFTGSDCHHMGHIELLKKVRKEKALRKLVESGKLLNGSL